In Halopiger aswanensis, the DNA window TTCGTCCTCGAGCCAGTCGTGGTAGATCCGCGGGATGTAGTCGCCGCCGCGGTCGGTCCAGATGTCGCCGGTGAAGTCGACGACGGCCTCGTAATCGTCGTGTGTCGCTCTGCGGATGTTCATGATTCGTCTTCGATTACGTTCGTCGGTCGCGGGAGAGCACCCACCCGAGTCGGCTGGCCGGGCGGGAACGAAAGGGGCTGGCGCGCTCGTTGTGTGAGACGACGCGAGCACCGAACGGAGCGAGGTGCGTGGTTCGAAAGGCGCTTTGCGCCTTTCGTCATCACGAGAGAGCAAAGCTCTCTCGAACGACAGCGAGTCGCAACCAGCGAGCGCGTCAGGGGCTTTCGCCGTGTTTGCTGTCGATCCGTGATTCGTCATTCGTCACTCGAGCGAGAGCGTCTCCTCGAGAGAACGATCTGGACGACGAGGCGTTACTCCCAGGGAACGGAGCGCTCCTGCAGTTCGCCGGCCAGCGACGTGCTCATCGCCTCCTCGACGTTCTCGCTGTTCGCGAGCGCCCACATCAGTTTGACCTTCGCGGTGCCCGGCAGCGTGTCGCCGGCCTCGATGACGCCGGCGTCCAGCAGGTCGCGTCCGGTGTCGTAGACGCGGTCGCAGACCCGGCCCTCGAGACACTGGCTGGTCATGACGACGGTCGTCCCGTCGTCGATCAGTTCCTCGATGCGCGGGATGAGGTCCGTGTGGACGTGCCCGAGACCGGTTCCCTCGATGATCAGGCCCGCCGATCCCTCGACGACGTCTAAGAACTGGGGATCCATGCCGGGGGTGAATTTGAGGAGTTCGACGCCTTCCTCGAGTTCGGGCTCGATCTCGAGGTCGGTTGCGCCGCGCTGCTGGTAGTCGCGGTGGAACTCGATCTCCTCGGTTTCGTAGTCGACGGTGCCCAGCGGCTCCGCGCCGACCGTCTCGAAAGCGTCGCGCCGGGAGGTGTGGTTCTTCCGGACGCGGGTTCCCCGGTGGAGCGCGCAGACGTCGTCGCTCTCGGAGCCGTGCATGCAGACCAGCACCTCGGCGCAGTCGCTCTTGGCTGCTTCGACGGCCGAAACGGCGTTCATCACGTTATCGGAGGACGGGCGGTCCGCCGAGCGCTGGGAGCCCGTGAAGACGATCGGGACCGGCGTCTCGAGCATGAAGGCGAGCGCGGCGGCGGAGTACTGCATCGTGTCGGTGCCGTGCATGACGACGACGCCGTCGGCGCCGGCCTCGATCTCCTCGTGAACCGCCTCGGCGAGTTCCTGCCAGATCGGCGGCTCCATGTTCTCCGAGAGGATGTTCGCGACGACGCGGCCGCGGTAGTTCGCGCGGCCCGCCAGATCGGGGACCGCACGCAGCACGTCCTCGGCGTCGAACTGCGCGGTGACGGCGCCGGTGCGGTAGTCGACCGTCGAGGCGATCGTCCCGCCGGTCGAGATCAGCGAGATCGTCGGTAGCTCCTCGTCGAACTCGATCTCGGAGGTTGCTTCGTCGTCCTCGTCGGCGCCCATGGAGTCGGTGCCGTCGATCTCGTAGACGTCCTCGGCGAGCACCTCGACTGCGGCCTCGTCGCGGTCGACCCCGACGTTGTAGCCGCCCTCGAGTTTCACCACGAGGTGGTCGTCCGTACTCGAGGGGAGCACGACGCCTTCGTACGTGCGATCTTCGCGGTCGACCCGAACGCGATCGCCTGGATTCATGCGCCAGTGTTGCGCGCCGTCGGACTTGAAGGCACGCTTTCCGTTCCGTTCTGTTCCGTTTCCGTCGCGGCTGGCCCGCCGAAACCGTCAGCGCGGTCGGAGCGACGCCGACGCGTGCGCCGCTGCCGACGGTACGACGATCCCGACCGCGATCAGTCCGAGGCCGGTCAGGACGAGGAGACCGACGATCAGGGCCGTCAGGAGCCGGATCGTCTCCATCGTCTCCGTCCCGAACTCGAGTCGCGGATAGAACCGCCGCGCGAGCGAGAGCACCCCCACCCCGAGCGCGATCACGAGGACGCCCAACGCGATCAGTTCGACGTTCACCCGTTTCGCTACCAGCGCAGTCGTGATAAAGTGTCATCACGTCAGCTGGGTCCGCTACTGTCGGACTGTACCGCTTTAATCGCCGGCTTCGGGGCAGTTACGCGATCGGACACGCGGGGAAAGGTCCATGACCTCGGCGGCCGTGGACTGTCGTATGAGCGACCGTTCGGACGAGGTCACCGAGAGCCGGCGGGACGAGGACGCCCGCTCGCCCGAAGACGTCCTCGCGGAGACGGAGCGACTGCTCGAGGAGACCGGAAGCGGCAGCGAGGGCGAGAGTGGAACCGGCGCGGCCGCAGACACCGGTTCCCCCTCGTCCGGACGGTCACCGTCCGAGTCACTCGAGGACTCGTTGGACGGAGGGCTCGAGTCCGATCCGCTTGCGAGCGAGTCAGCAGATGCGAGCGCAGCTGCAGGGACGGACACCGGGGCACCGACCGCCGACGCGGACTCGGGGTCGAGGCTGCCGTCGTGGATGCCGTTCGGCGGGTCGTCGAGTGCAACTGCACCCGCCGGCCGGCGCTCGTCGCTTCGCGACCGCCTCACGCCCTCCCTCTCGCCGAGTCAGTACTTCTCGCCGAAGGGGTTCCTGGCGATGCTGGCGCTCGTCGGCGCCGGTCTGCTGGTCGGCTGGACGGTGCTCCCCGTCGCCGGCCGGATGATCGGCATGTTCGCGACGGCCTTCCTCGTCGGCCTGCTGGCGTCGAAACGGCGCTACCTCGAGATGACCGCCGCCGGCGTCTCGGTCGGCGCAGTCTCGTCGCTGGTAACCCACGCCTTTTTCGCGGTTGCGGGGTCGGCCCAGGCCGTCCTCGCGGTCGGCGCGACGGTCGGGCTGGTCGCCTCGCTCGTCGGGTACTACTTCGGCCGCGACCTGCGCGACGGGCTGGCTCGCGATATCGAGTGAAAGCGTCCACCCCGTCCGGTTCTATCTGCGATTTCGCACTGCCCGCCGTCGTGAGATCCGGACCGTAGCATCGCTCCGCTACCACCGAAACCAACCCCAGACCTCACGCGTCCGTCTCGGTCGTCAACTCCCAGCCGCGTTCGGTCCGCCGGACGATCCCCTCGTCGGCCATCGACTCGAGGAGTTCCGCGACGACCTCGCGGGGAGCGTCGATCTCCTCGCTCAGGTCCCCGACCGACTTCGGTTCCGATCGAATACTCGCCAGCAGATCCGCGTAGATGCGACTCTCGGGGCCGGCGCCGACGTTTTCGGAAATCTGATCGAGCACGTCGCAGAGCCGCCCCTGCACCCACCGCTGGGCGAGCGAGAGTTCGTTCTCCAGTTGCTCGAGGTCCTCGAGCGCGCGCAGTAACTCGTCTAAGTCGTCGGTGTCGCTCCAGGAAACGTCCAGCGTGAGGTGTCGACAGGTCGTGATGTCGAAGCTACTGTTCGCGGGATAGGCGCTCTTGCTCGCGAACCCGTAGGGTGAGACGTTCACCTCGAGCCGGACGTTCCGGGCGATGTGGAAGTACTTGCGGCGCTGCTCGTCGACGTGGCTCTCGATCAGGCCCGCGTCCTCGAGCTTGCGCAGGTGTTCGATGACCGCTTTCGGACTCACTCCCAGATATTCGGATATCTCGGTTACGTAGCACGGTTTGCGAGCGAGTAACCGGAGAATTCGCCGCCGGTTTTCGTTCCCCAGTAAATCCAACAGCGCGGCGGAGTCCATCGCCGGAGCGTATGATGTCGGCGCTGAAAAGGGTGTCTGCTCGTTCCGGGGGTTACTTCAAACCGTTCGTCCGCGAGAGCCGATATCGCCGGAGAGAGTACAGCGAACGGTGCTACTAGTTCCCGCGGTTGCCGGTGGGATCTTAGCTGTCGTTGTTTCCGTTGTCGGCGCTGTTCCCGCCGTTTGCATTGTTCCCGCCATTTGCACTGTTCCCACCGTTCCCGTTGGGACTGCTCTCACCGCCGGTACCGTTGTCGCTACCGTTTCCGTTCTCCCCGCTCGTGGAGTCCGGGGTTCCAGTCCCGCCATCCGACGGTCCCGAGGAGTCGGCCGGTCCGTCGTTGTCGCTATTTTCCACCCCATTGCCGGCGTTCGACCGATCGCGCTCGTGATCGGGACCGCTCCCGTTCGCGGAGTCAGCGCCGGAGCCGTTTCCCTCGTCGTCGCTCGAGTCGCTGTTGGCCGGATCGCCACTGTTCGCATTGCCGTTGCCGGTGTTCGAGTTACCGGTGTTGGACGGCCCCCGGTCTGCATCGGGTGCCGCTCCGTTGTCAGCATCTGGCGGCCCCTGACTCCCGGCGGACGGATTACCAGCCTGTCCTGGCGTCTGATCCCCGAGTTGACCGGGCGGCGTCTGATTGCCAGCCTGCCCCGGCGGCTGGTTTCCTGTCGCCTGCTCCGACGGGCCACCGGTTCCCCCGCCCGGAGTAGCCGCGTTCGGGCCGCGGTCGGCAGGCGGTCCGCCGGGCTGGCGCTCCAGTCCGGGGATCCCCTGTGCCGTCGCCGTAACGTCATCGTCGGCGAGTGCAGACGCGTTCGACCGGAGCGTTTCGAGACGCTCGTCGTCGACGCCAGCCTCGGCAGCCCGCGACTCGGTTTGCTCGATCGATCGCTCGAGCGCCGAAATCTCGACCGCGAGCTTCGTCATCTGCGCCTGATACGCGCCGGTTCGGTTGTCGGCGGACCGGAGCCGTTCGCGTTCGGCCTCGAGCGTTTCGAGTCGCTCCTCGAGGTCGTCGACGCGGTCGGCGACGATCTCGTCGCGTTGCTCGGCGGCCGCGTTCTCGTACGTGGCTTCGAACATGCCGGACTCGATCGAATGCTCGGCGTCCGCGGCGGTCGATTGCATGAACGTCGTAACGGTCGCGTTCGGTTCGCCACCCCCTGAATCGGCGTCACCGTCGGCGACGTTCGCGAGCGCGCCGCTGGCGGCCGGCGCAACCGCGAGACCGAGGACGACGGTGACGGCGAGAAGACCGACTACCCGAGTGGAGGTCATCGACCGATCCTTACGCCGAATCCACTAAAAAGTCGAAGCTTTGTTCGGACAGTTTACGAATCGAATTGGCGGACCGAGAACCGTTTTGAGTGTTTAATCGGCGCGCAGACGCGCTCGATTGCGCTCCAGATCGATCGGTGAGTACAATCGAGAGCGGAGAAAGTCGAGGCGATTAGTCGGCCACCACGGCGCAGGTAACGCTCAGTTTTCGTTCGTCCGTAGCCAGTCAAACCGACCATTCGGTCACCGTTCTGACGGATCAGAGAGTCGGAAAGACCGTTGATAGCGATACGGTTTAAATCTGTTCGCAAATAGTTATATCTCGCCAGTCCGTGTGCCTAGTTAGCATGTTCGAAGTGTTCTCACGGAGCTACTATCTCGGTCGTCTCTACGTGACCCCGACCGATCGGGATCGCGCACTCATGCAGCGTGAGCAACACGAGCGGATCAACGAGGAGGTCTACACGAGCGGCGAGGGCCTCGAGCCGCTGGATTCGCCGCTGGTGATGAAACTCGAGTCCCAGCACTTCCCGGTCCACGGCGACGAGGGCGTGCCGGCGAACACGCTCGCGCTCCCGGAATCGCTGCTCGAGGGCACGGAGATCCGAAACCCGCCCACCCTACGGGAGGTGTTCCTGGCGCGGCGCGAGCGAGCGCGACAGTTGCTCGAGTACGCCGGCGGCTGGGAGCCGGGACCGTCGGCGGTGCCGGATACTGACGATTATCCGAGTGCTGGGACCTGAGTACCCGACCGAAGTCGGAGCTGAGCGCGGAACCGGGACCTAGAAGTACGCTCGCCTCACGCTTTCGGTCGGATGTTCGACCTCGACGCGTTGCTCGGCCGCGCCGAACTCAAGGAGCGCATCGACGAACTCGAGGACGAGACCGAACGACTGCGCGAGCGCTACGAAGCCGAGTCCGAACGCCGAGCCGATGCCGCACGAGCAAGACAGGAAGCCGAGGAGGAACTCAACCGACTCGAAGATCGGATCGCCCAACTCGAGGGCGAACTTGAACAGGTCGACGACGACGGTCCCAGCGGCGTCACGGTCCGGCGACGCGAGCGCCTCCGCGGACGGCGACTCGAGGACGTGCTGGATCGGCTCGAGACGCTCCGCACTGACGCCGAGGGCGCGCTGACGACCGTCATCGACGAGGACGCCGACCGGGACGATCTCGACGGCGACCTCACCGACCTGCTGGGCGAGCGAACCACCCTGCTCGCGGACGCCGCCCCCTGCGTCTGCTGCGTCGACGACGCCGGCCTCGTCTCGGTCGCACTCGAGCCGCCGGTCCTTCCCGACGACCGCGAACTGGGCTGGAACGACCGGTTCAGCCTCGAGCGCGAGTGGTTCCTGCCGACCGGCCGCTACGCGCTCGCGCTGGTTCGGACCGACCTCTTCGCGCTCGGGATCTACGAGGACGGCGAGCGAGTCGACTACCGCGGCTTCGAGAGCGACGTGAAGGGCAGCCACTCGAAGGGCGGCTTCTCGCAGGCCCGCTTCGAACGACTCCGCAACGAGCAGATCGACGAGCACTTAGACGAGTGTCGGGAGACGCTCGAGGCGTCCGTCGGCGCGCAAGCAGGCGACGCAGCCGTCGACCGACTCTTCCTCGTCGGCCAGCGCGGCGTCGTGGACACGCTGGTCGAGGAATCCGGGCCCGCCCTCGAGCCCGACGCCACCGCCGCAGTCGACGCGACCGGCGATCCGAAGCCAGCGCTCGAGGACGCCCATCACTCGTTCTGGACGACGGACCTGCACGTACTGTGAGCGGCCGGAAACTCCGCCGGCGGTCGTCACGCCTCGGCGCCATTGAGTCGCTTTAAGTGCCGGCTCGTCCATCTCGTCGATATGGCAATCGCGATTCTCGCCCACGAGAAGTTTCCCCACCGGGCAAAGACCGCACTCGGCGTGCTCCGATACGGCGACTACGACGTCGCCGCCGTGTTAGACCGCGACAACGCCGGCAAGCGCGTCGCCGACTTCGTTCCCGACGTGCAGGACGCGCCGATCGTGGCGGGCACCGACGACCTCGAGCGCGACGAGATCGATACCCTGCTGATCGGCATCTCCCCGATCGGCGGCGAGTTCGACGAAAGCTGGCGCGAGGACGTGGAGACGGCTCTCGAGTACGGCTGCGACATCGTTTCGGGGCTGCACTACTTCCTCGCCGAGGACGAGGAGTTCGCCCGCCTGGCCGAGGAACACGGCTGCGAACTGCGAGACGTGCGCAAGCCGCCCGAGGACCTGACGGTCAGCGAGGGCGTCGCCGGCGAGGTCGACGCCGAGGTGATCCTCACCGTCGGCACCGACTGCTCGACCGGCAAGATGACGACGACGATGGAACTGGCCCGCAACGCCCGCGACGCGGGCTACGACGCCGCCGTGATTCCGACGGGGCAGACCGGCATCATGATCGAAGGCTGGGGGAACCCGATCGACCGTGTCGTCTCGGACTTTACGGCCGGCGCCGTCGAGGAGATGATCCTCGAGAAGGGCGACGAGCACGACTACCTCTTCGTCGAGGGGCAGGGCAGCATCGTCCACCCCGCCTACTCGGCGGTCACCTGCGGCATCCTCCACGGCGCGATGCCCGACAAACTCGTCCTCTGCCATAACGCCGGCCAGGAAGCCATCCACGGCTACGAGTCGTTCGAACTGCCCGCGGTCTCGACCTACGTCGATCTCTACGAGAGCCTCTCGGCCCCCGTCAGCGACGCTGAAATCGCCGCGGGCGCGATCAACACCTCGAGTCTCGAGGACGACGACGCGGCCGCGGACGCGGTCGCCGAATACGCCGACGAACTCGACGCACCGGCGACGGACGTCATCCGCTTCGACACCGACGACGTGCTCGAGGCGCTGCTCGAGGGCTGATCCGCGATGGCAGACTCGGACCCCGCCCTCGAGACGAGCTTCGAACGGCACGCGCTCCCCCTCGAGCACCCGTTCGGCATCTCGCGCGGGACGCGATCCGAAACCGAGGCCGTGACGGTCCGCGTCGAAGACGGGGACGGGAACGTGGGAATCGGCGCCGCCGGCCCCTCCGCGCACTACGGGGAGACCGCGGCGACCGTCGAGGCGGTGCTGCCCGACCTGCTGGCGGTCGTCGAGGAGGTCGGCGACCCCCACCAGCTCGCGCGGATCGAACGCCGGATGCGCGAGACGGTCGAGCGCAATCCGGCCGCGCGGACCGCCGTGAGCATCGCCTGCCACGACCTCGTCGCGAAGCGACTCGAGGTACCGCTCTACCGGTACTGGGGCCTCGACCCCGCCGAGACGCTCGAGACTTCCTACACGATCGGCCTCGACGACCTCGAGACGATGCGCGAGAAGACCGAAACGGCGCTCGAACGCGGCTACGGCCGGCTCAAGGTCAAGCTCGGCACCGACCGCGATATCGAGATCGTCGAGACGATCCGCTCGGTCGCGCCCGAGGTCGACCTGTTCGTCGACGCCAACGAGGCCTGGACGCCCCGCGAGGCGGTCTCGCGGATCGAACGGCTCGCCGAGTACGACCTCGAGTTCGTCGAACAGCCCGTCCCCGCGGAGAACCCCGAAGGGCTGCGGTTCGTCTCCGAGCGCTCGCCGCTCCCGATCGCGGCCGACGAGTCCTGCGTCACGCTCGAGGACGTGCCGCGGATTGCGGACCGCTGTGACATCGCGAACCTGAAGCTGATGAAGTGCGGCGGGCTGCGGGAGGCCCGGCGGATGATTCACACTGCACGCGCGCACGGCCTCGAGGTCATGTTGGGCTGTATGACCGAATCGAACGCCTCGATCGCGGCGGCCTGCCACCTCGCGCCGTGTTTGGACTACGCCGACCTCGACGGCGCGCTGTTGCTCGCCGAAGACCCCTACGACGGCGTGCCGATGCCCGACGGCCGGATCGATCTCGAGGGGCTCGATCGGTCGGGAACCGGCGCGCGGCTCGAGTAGCTGCGAGTTCGACTCTACCCGCGCTTTCGGTCAACTGACCGTACTGTCGCTCCGACCGGCAACACGGTTTTACGGCGATCGGAGGTGTGCGACACGCTGCTATGGCAGACGAGAGCGACAGGTCGGCGGACGCGGACGAATCGGACGGGTCGGTACCCACGCGACGTGCCGTACTGAAAGCCTCGAGCGGTGCGCTCGCGCTTCCGGTAGTGGGGGCCGGGAACGTACAGGCTGACGACGGCGACGGCAGCGGTGGGCTGCTCGACGCCCTGCCGATCGACGGCGCCTGTCCCGACGCCACCATCGAGCCGAGCATGGGCCACTGCGAGGGCGCGACGACGGCGGGCTGCGCCGACGACCACCCGGCGACGGTCGAGCTTCGGGAGGCCGTTCGCGAGTCGCTCGAGACGCGGTATCCGACCGCGGGGACGCTCATCGACGCGGGGTACAAACCCTACTTCGACACGCTCGAGCGCGGCGACGATAGCTGGTCCCACTGGATCAATCCGGCGTTCATCGGCGACGCGACGGTACTGGATCCCGACCGGCCGGAGTCGGTGCTCGTCGACAACCAGTCCTGGCGCTCGATCGGCGTCATGTTCATCGCGACCGGAAGCGGCGAGGCGATCGAGCCCCCGCCGCCGGTCTACGACGGCGACGAGGCCGTCTGGCAGGAGCAACAGGTCGACGAATACGTCGTCGACGAACAGCAATCGGCGGGAGACACCGGGACGAGTGACGGTAGCGACGACAGCCACGACCAGCAGCCCGACCGCTGTTCTCCCTGGCACTACCACGCCGGCCTCCCCGGCCGCGCCGCGTGGTGGTACTACCAGCAGGTCTACGGGCAGGAGTACGAAGACGGGACCCTCTCGGTCCCGTGTCGAACTCCCTGCATGCTGCACGTCTGGTCGGTCGACCACCCCGAGAGCGTCTACGCCCACGACGCGCCGCCCGAGGAGTATCGAACGCAGGAGCCGGCCGACGAACCGGGGTTCGAGACCGACGCCGAACCCGGCACCGACGAACTCGGCTGGGACGTGGTTCCCGACAGTCTCGTTCCCGAACGCCCCGAAGAGCGCTCGTTCCTCGAGTTCCGTCGATAAGCGCCGTCCATTCCTTACCTCGAGACGTCGGGTTTGCTCTCGAGCCAGCCCCATTCCTCGAGTGCGATCAGAATCCGATCGACAGCTTCGGGGACGGACTGCCGGTCGGTGTCGATCGTCACCTCGGCGTCCGGCTCGTCGAACTCCCGGTAGACGACGTGGACGCCCTGCTCCGCGATCGGATCCGCCCGGGTTCGGTTGCGCTCGAGGCAGGTCTCGAGGCTCGCGGTGACGTGGACGACTCGGACCTCGGGAAGCGTTCGAAACTGCGTCTGCCACTCGCGGCGGTAGAAGGTGCCGTCGACGAGCGTGATCTCGGCGGTTGCGTCTCGGGCCCGTTCGTACAACTGGTCGTAGGTTCGACTCGAGAAGTCGTCGGAGTGGAGGGTTTCGACGGCAACGGGGACGTCGCGGGTCTCGAGTCGCTCCCGGACGCGGTTCGTCAGCGTCGTTTTACCCGCGCCCGGCGGCCCGCAGATGACGACGATCACGGTAGGCCGGTCGTAGCGCTCGCACGCACTAACAGTATGTGATCCGCGACTCGAGTTCGATCGCGACGCAGTTGCCGGCCGCGTTAGCGCCAGGTCGGCTCGCCAGCCCCCGGCGCGTCGCCCTCGCCGTCAGCGCCGGAATCCGGCCACGAATGCGTCGGCTCCCAGCCGAGCACCGCGGCCGCCTTCGCGTTCGAGAGCGCCGCCTCCTTCCCCTCGAGGGTGCAGTCGGCCGGCAAGTCGCCGCAGATCGCCTCGACGAGTTCGGCGGTCGGCCGGCCCAGGTAGTTCTCGTCCGCGACGCAGTGGAAGGCCTCGTGGCCGTCGCGGTCGGCCGCCAGCGCCGCTTCGACCAGCCGGGCCATATCGCGAACGTCGACGTAGGATCCGAAGTCGCCGCCCGACTCGACGGTCGTCAGATCGGAGTCGTCCTCCGCCGGCCGCGCCCGCGCCTTCTCGGGCGTGAAGATCGTCGCCGGTCGGATCGTCGTGATCGAGACGTCGTACCGGCGGGCCGTCGCTCGAGCGATCGCCTCCCCGCAGCGTTTCGACAGCCCGTAGGAGTCTCCGGGTCGCTGCTCGTGGGCCTCGTCGATCGGCAGGGCGTCGGGTTGCCACTCGCCGCTCGCGAACAGCGCGCCGTAGGCCGCCTGCGAGGAGCTCCAGACGACGTCGATCCCCTCGCGGCCGGCCGCCTGCAGGACGTTGTACGTGCTCGTCACGTTGTTCTCGAAAACCCGCGTCGCGGGGTTGTCCAGTGGATCCGAGATCGCAGCCAGGTGGACGACCGCGTCGGGCTCGACCTCGCAGATCGTCTCCCACGTCGGCGCCTGTTCGGTCAGGTCCACGGCCCGAAAGTCGGCGTTGGCCCGGACGCCGTCGGGCTGCTCGAGGTCGACGCCGACGACGTGCGTGCCGCGGTCGGCGAGCCGGTCGATCACCCAGGATCCCACGTCCCCCGTTGCACCCGTTACGAGGGCCGTTTCGACGTCGTGGTCGAACTCCGGCTCGAGGTCCGGTGTCGATGCCGAAACCGATGATTCGTCGGCCATACCGCCCGTCCAACGCTCGGCCACTAAACCGTGTGTCTACCTCTCGCTGGCCGTGAACGAATTCTACCGACGATAGTTCGATGAGAAAAGCCTAGGCCGGGATTTGAACCCGGGCTCTCGTCCTTACCAAGGACGCGCTTTACCGCTAAGCTACCCAGGCGCGCATTCCTTCGTTGTCCGGAGTCGACTTTATGGGTTTCGATTGCCACCGGGCGTGGGGCTCAGTACCGGGGCACGGATCACCACTCGAGAGCGAGCGCTACCGAAGCACGTACCACCAGAAAATCAAAGCACGCTCAACCGGGCGACTACGGATCCGTCGCCGACGTCGCACGGTCCGTCGGCCCGTCCTCGAGCGACCGATCGTCGAACTCGAGCGGCCGGTCGTCGAACGGCTCCTCGCTGACTGCCGGCTCGAGCGCAGTCAGACACTCCGCGGCCGGCGGGAAGGCGGTGCCGGCGCTGGCGGCGAGATCGTCCGCGAGCGCGAGCAGTCGAGTGGGGGGCGAGCGGCCGGCGGCGGCCGCGCCGGTCTCGACGGCGAGTTCGAGGATGTCCCGCTCGAGGTTGGCGTCGATCGCCGCGGGGTCGCCGCTGCCGTCCGCGGCGACCTCGTCGCGGCTGGTCTGGTCGCGGCCGAACGCCTGGACCGTTCGGACCGCCTTGTCCGCGGCGTCGGTTCGCGCGAGCAGGTAGAACCCCCGCGAGACGAGGATGTCCGCGGCCAGAATCTCGAGGTCGCTCTCGATGGCGTCCTGGTCAGGGTGAGACTGCGCGTCGTCCTCGTCGCCCTCGATCCTTCGCCAGGGCTCTTCGTGGGCCAGCGTGCGCGTGAGCCGCAGGCCTTCGTAGATGAGTTGGACGCCGGCCGCGTGCGTGACGAGGGCGTCCGCTGCGGTTTCGGCGGGGTCGCTCTCGAGGGCGGCGGCGTAGCGCTCGGCTGCGGACGAGCGGGGGCCGTCGGCGTCGGCTCCAGTTCCCGTCCCGGCTCCGGAGGCGCCGGCGGCCCCGGCACTGCTGGACGCTGCGATGGCGGCGCTCGCGACGGTGAGTGCGCCTGGAACCATC includes these proteins:
- the gatD gene encoding Glu-tRNA(Gln) amidotransferase subunit GatD, whose amino-acid sequence is MNPGDRVRVDREDRTYEGVVLPSSTDDHLVVKLEGGYNVGVDRDEAAVEVLAEDVYEIDGTDSMGADEDDEATSEIEFDEELPTISLISTGGTIASTVDYRTGAVTAQFDAEDVLRAVPDLAGRANYRGRVVANILSENMEPPIWQELAEAVHEEIEAGADGVVVMHGTDTMQYSAAALAFMLETPVPIVFTGSQRSADRPSSDNVMNAVSAVEAAKSDCAEVLVCMHGSESDDVCALHRGTRVRKNHTSRRDAFETVGAEPLGTVDYETEEIEFHRDYQQRGATDLEIEPELEEGVELLKFTPGMDPQFLDVVEGSAGLIIEGTGLGHVHTDLIPRIEELIDDGTTVVMTSQCLEGRVCDRVYDTGRDLLDAGVIEAGDTLPGTAKVKLMWALANSENVEEAMSTSLAGELQERSVPWE
- a CDS encoding DUF456 domain-containing protein; amino-acid sequence: MSDRSDEVTESRRDEDARSPEDVLAETERLLEETGSGSEGESGTGAAADTGSPSSGRSPSESLEDSLDGGLESDPLASESADASAAAGTDTGAPTADADSGSRLPSWMPFGGSSSATAPAGRRSSLRDRLTPSLSPSQYFSPKGFLAMLALVGAGLLVGWTVLPVAGRMIGMFATAFLVGLLASKRRYLEMTAAGVSVGAVSSLVTHAFFAVAGSAQAVLAVGATVGLVASLVGYYFGRDLRDGLARDIE
- a CDS encoding ArsR family transcriptional regulator; this translates as MDSAALLDLLGNENRRRILRLLARKPCYVTEISEYLGVSPKAVIEHLRKLEDAGLIESHVDEQRRKYFHIARNVRLEVNVSPYGFASKSAYPANSSFDITTCRHLTLDVSWSDTDDLDELLRALEDLEQLENELSLAQRWVQGRLCDVLDQISENVGAGPESRIYADLLASIRSEPKSVGDLSEEIDAPREVVAELLESMADEGIVRRTERGWELTTETDA
- a CDS encoding DUF5802 family protein, which gives rise to MFEVFSRSYYLGRLYVTPTDRDRALMQREQHERINEEVYTSGEGLEPLDSPLVMKLESQHFPVHGDEGVPANTLALPESLLEGTEIRNPPTLREVFLARRERARQLLEYAGGWEPGPSAVPDTDDYPSAGT
- a CDS encoding Vms1/Ankzf1 family peptidyl-tRNA hydrolase encodes the protein MFDLDALLGRAELKERIDELEDETERLRERYEAESERRADAARARQEAEEELNRLEDRIAQLEGELEQVDDDGPSGVTVRRRERLRGRRLEDVLDRLETLRTDAEGALTTVIDEDADRDDLDGDLTDLLGERTTLLADAAPCVCCVDDAGLVSVALEPPVLPDDRELGWNDRFSLEREWFLPTGRYALALVRTDLFALGIYEDGERVDYRGFESDVKGSHSKGGFSQARFERLRNEQIDEHLDECRETLEASVGAQAGDAAVDRLFLVGQRGVVDTLVEESGPALEPDATAAVDATGDPKPALEDAHHSFWTTDLHVL
- a CDS encoding DUF1611 domain-containing protein is translated as MAIAILAHEKFPHRAKTALGVLRYGDYDVAAVLDRDNAGKRVADFVPDVQDAPIVAGTDDLERDEIDTLLIGISPIGGEFDESWREDVETALEYGCDIVSGLHYFLAEDEEFARLAEEHGCELRDVRKPPEDLTVSEGVAGEVDAEVILTVGTDCSTGKMTTTMELARNARDAGYDAAVIPTGQTGIMIEGWGNPIDRVVSDFTAGAVEEMILEKGDEHDYLFVEGQGSIVHPAYSAVTCGILHGAMPDKLVLCHNAGQEAIHGYESFELPAVSTYVDLYESLSAPVSDAEIAAGAINTSSLEDDDAAADAVAEYADELDAPATDVIRFDTDDVLEALLEG
- a CDS encoding dipeptide epimerase; this translates as MADSDPALETSFERHALPLEHPFGISRGTRSETEAVTVRVEDGDGNVGIGAAGPSAHYGETAATVEAVLPDLLAVVEEVGDPHQLARIERRMRETVERNPAARTAVSIACHDLVAKRLEVPLYRYWGLDPAETLETSYTIGLDDLETMREKTETALERGYGRLKVKLGTDRDIEIVETIRSVAPEVDLFVDANEAWTPREAVSRIERLAEYDLEFVEQPVPAENPEGLRFVSERSPLPIAADESCVTLEDVPRIADRCDIANLKLMKCGGLREARRMIHTARAHGLEVMLGCMTESNASIAAACHLAPCLDYADLDGALLLAEDPYDGVPMPDGRIDLEGLDRSGTGARLE
- a CDS encoding ATP-binding protein; its protein translation is MIVVICGPPGAGKTTLTNRVRERLETRDVPVAVETLHSDDFSSRTYDQLYERARDATAEITLVDGTFYRREWQTQFRTLPEVRVVHVTASLETCLERNRTRADPIAEQGVHVVYREFDEPDAEVTIDTDRQSVPEAVDRILIALEEWGWLESKPDVSR
- a CDS encoding NAD-dependent epimerase/dehydratase family protein; this encodes MADESSVSASTPDLEPEFDHDVETALVTGATGDVGSWVIDRLADRGTHVVGVDLEQPDGVRANADFRAVDLTEQAPTWETICEVEPDAVVHLAAISDPLDNPATRVFENNVTSTYNVLQAAGREGIDVVWSSSQAAYGALFASGEWQPDALPIDEAHEQRPGDSYGLSKRCGEAIARATARRYDVSITTIRPATIFTPEKARARPAEDDSDLTTVESGGDFGSYVDVRDMARLVEAALAADRDGHEAFHCVADENYLGRPTAELVEAICGDLPADCTLEGKEAALSNAKAAAVLGWEPTHSWPDSGADGEGDAPGAGEPTWR
- a CDS encoding DUF7114 family protein is translated as METADNCRRAAREAVADVEPPQLHDLVESVLDGASMVPGALTVASAAIAASSSAGAAGASGAGTGTGADADGPRSSAAERYAAALESDPAETAADALVTHAAGVQLIYEGLRLTRTLAHEEPWRRIEGDEDDAQSHPDQDAIESDLEILAADILVSRGFYLLARTDAADKAVRTVQAFGRDQTSRDEVAADGSGDPAAIDANLERDILELAVETGAAAAGRSPPTRLLALADDLAASAGTAFPPAAECLTALEPAVSEEPFDDRPLEFDDRSLEDGPTDRATSATDP